Below is a genomic region from Myxococcus fulvus.
GCGGAGGGGCTCCCCTCGGACGTGATGGAGTACGTGCCCGCGCGCGACTGCGACATGCCGGAGTGCGGACGGCTGTGGGAGCGCATCGGCGCGAGCTGGGAGGACGGCACCACGGTGAGCGACTTCCTGGTGACGTGGATGGAGCGCGCCGGGAAGAAGAACCCGTGTGACTGGGCCACGGAGGACCTGTCCGTGGTGCTGCACAAGCCGATTGGCGCGCTCACGCCCCTGCAGCTTCGCAACGGCGGCTCGGTGTTCTTCGGCGGGCTGCACGACAGCGCCGGGCTGAAGTTCATCCTCACGCGGGACTTGATGTCGCTCTACGTGCACGAGGTGGCCAAGCCCAAGGCCGCGCCGAAGGCCGTGCGCTACAGCAGCCCCTCCGAGGAGGACCTGATGGTGCAGCAGCGCACCCTGTCCCCGTGCAAGGTGAAGCGCTGAAGGAGTTCGTCGTCTCCGGTGACCGGGGCGTCGCGGTGGCTTCGTATCGGAAGGGTGGGGCGCGGTCAGGCCCTCGCACCCACCCCGTCGGCCGAGCACTCCCATGCGAGCTTCCCGCCCCGTCATCACCGAGTCCAACGCAGCGAGACTGACGCCGGTGGCGCGGCTCGGTCCCTCGCTGCCGGACTTGTTTGCCTGTGGCCAGCGGCTCGCCTTCGACCCGACGGGGACCCGGCTCAGCGCGCTGGCGCGGAGGGGAAATCCCCTGCGGTGGTGGGACCTGGAGATGCTTTCTCCGGAGCCGATGTGGAACCACGCGTCCGCGTCCGGGATGCACTCCCTGGTCTTCCCCGACGCCGAGCACGTCCTGACGGTGGTGTCCGCGAACCGCTCGCCCCTGGGACTGTGGCGGCCGAGGTTGGTGGCCTTCTGCGCGAAGGACGGCGCACAGGCGCGTGAGCGGCACCTGACGCACGCGGTGACCCGGCTCGCCATGTCCGCGGATGGAGCGCGGTTGCTGCTGGTTCCCTTGGAAGGTGACTCGCCGGAGGTGTGGGACCTGAAGTCCTGGCGGCCGCTTCGTGAGCTCACGCCGATGGACCTGGGCGTGTCGGTGACGGCGTGCGCGCTCTCTCCGGAGGGCCGCTTCGCCGCGGTGACCTTCCACGCCGATGACCGACGCGGCGAGAACCTGTGGCTCT
It encodes:
- a CDS encoding WD40 repeat domain-containing protein; translated protein: MRASRPVITESNAARLTPVARLGPSLPDLFACGQRLAFDPTGTRLSALARRGNPLRWWDLEMLSPEPMWNHASASGMHSLVFPDAEHVLTVVSANRSPLGLWRPRLVAFCAKDGAQARERHLTHAVTRLAMSADGARLLLVPLEGDSPEVWDLKSWRPLRELTPMDLGVSVTACALSPEGRFAAVTFHADDRRGENLWLWDVASEARPVTLSIDAPTVWSLAFHPTQPLLAVGGITEEVAVVHVGERRQVRSLSGFHGYACNLSFNPDGTLLAASRDGRGFGVHRFDTGEALFHHGDGEDLHTSDAVFSPDGRLVAWGRADGTVELWGVAD